The segment GGGCGCTGGTGTTCTCGCTGCCGGTCATGCTCGCCCTGACGCTCATCACCATGCCGCCGTCGCTCGAAAACGTCGGCAAGGCCGCCTGGATCGGCCTGGCCTACGTCTCGCTGTTCAGCATGCTGATCGGTTTTGTGTTCTGGTATCGCGGACTGGCGCAAGGCGGCATCGCTGCCGTCGGGCAGTTGCAGCTTCTCCAGCCTTTCTTCGGCCTTGGGCTGGCGGCAATGCTGCTAAACGAGCAGGTCAGTCCTGCGATGATCGCCGTCACCGCAGCCGTCGTGCTTTCCGTGGTCGGTGCGAAGAAATGTGCGCGGTAAGGCAGGCCGTTTGAATGCAGCCGATGCGATGTTGTGTCGAGCGCGCTAGGGCCGCTCAGTCCTGGTTTTGCAGCGCTGACTGTAACCTGTCATATGTTGGCGCAAGTGTTCGCAACGCAGTGGCGGCTGCCGCGTCGTCGCCAATGACCAAGGGGTGCTGAGTCGAGCCAATGAGCCGCGCCTGTTCGGCCGCGATTCGCGAGGCTTCGGTATATCCGGCTCGCGCCAAGCAGGTCGCGGCATCTGCAACACGGCGAGCGCCAACCCGGATCGCAAAGTGGATCAGATGGCCACGCAATTCCTCATCGCAATCGTTTTCGATGAGCGTAGCGAGAGCTTCAGCGGCTGCGCCGTTTCCGAGACTGCCAGCTGGCATGTTGTGATCACCGCACATCGATAGCCACTGGATGGCGGTTGGGATCGAGGCCTTGATGGCTTCGACATCGGACACTTTCGCGAACTGACTGAAGCCAGTGCGCATCGTATAGGGCATACCGTAGTCAATCGTCTCGGCTCGCCAGGCCGCCATGAAATCCGTCAGTGGCAGAGAAGTATAGGGATAGCCCTGGGGGTCGTGCATGAGAACATGGTCCTCGACGACATCGATGACGACGACATAATGGTCTGCGCCGATCGGCCCCGTCTTGCCCGGTTGATGCGACAGGTGTCCCATCTCGATGGGACCAATCCATACCGGGCCATCCGCAAGGGAGACCCGCAAGCGGGCGAGGGCGTCTGTGGCATTGCTGCCGCTGACGGCCGAGGACGTCCAGCCAAGCGCGGTCAACGCTGCGTCAAAACCTGCCTCGGGCGTCCAGCCATAGGGGTCGAAGAACGGCAACGTGCCGCCGATCAGCTGCATCCCAAATGGGCTGCCTGTAGCGATCTCAATGACTGCCGTGGGCGGTGCATCGGCTCCGAACATCATTGCAAACGAGTTCGCGTAACAGTACGGACCAGAGCCGGTGTAGGGAACGTGCGTCATCTTGCTGTCTCTCACCAAAATTTCGGAACGAGACATATCAAAGGGGGCAAATTCACAGAAATTGTCAACCTGGAACCGGCTCTGAATCGCCCAAACTAAATGAGAGCGCCGCGCCTGAACTCGATGACTCGACAGGTGGAAATTAACGTGAAGCAGTGTGGCGTCGAACAGCAGTCTGCCCTTTAGAACTTCGTCACCACGCCGATGCCGATGCCTTCGAAGCCGCCCATCGCCATCAAGGCGGCTGGCGCCTCTTCGAGGCTGATTTTCTTGCCGACCAGCAGTTCGGGCTTCAGCTTGCCGGTGCGGATCATCTCCATCATCGCCTGGTAGCGGTAGGCTTGCATGCCGTGGCTGCCGAGGATTTCGAGCTCGAAGGCGATCACCTTGTCCATCGGGACCTGCGGCCTGGCGTGATCGCCGAGCATCAGCCCGACCTGCACATGGCGACCGCGCCGGCGCAGATTGGCAATCGAGTTGAACGAGGTCGTCGGGTGGCCGAGCGCGTCCATCGACATGTGCGCACCGCCATTGGTGATCTGCTTGACCGCCTTGACCACGTTCGGCGTCTTCGCGGCGTTGATCGTCGCCACCGCGCCGATTTTTTTGGCGAAGTCCAGCTTCTCGTCGGTCAGGTCGATGGCGATCACGGTGGCGCCCATGGCGCTGGCGATCATGATCGCCGACAGGCCGACGCCGCCGCAGCCATGCACGGCCACCCATTCGCCTGGCGTCACCCGGCCCTGGTCGACAATGGCGCGGAACGAGGTAACGAAACGGCAGCCGAGGCTGGCGGCGGTGGCGAACTCCATTTCGTCCGGCAAGCGGACCAGATTGGTGTCGGCATGGTCGATGGCGACATATTCGGCGAACGAGCCCCAGCCGGTGAAGCCGGGCTGGGTCTGGTGTTCGCAGACCTGATGGTTGCCCGAGTTGCATTCGAAGCAACGGCCGCAGCCGACGGCGAACGGCACGGTGACGCGCTCGCCGGTCTTCCAGCGGGTCACCTGGTTGCCAGCGGCCACCACAACGCCGGCAAGCTCGTGGCCCGGCACATGCGGCAGGCGGATGCCGTCGTCGTGTCCCATCCAGCCGTGCCAGTCGCTGCGGCAGAGCCCGGTCGCCTCGACCTTGATGACAACGCCGCCCGGTGCCGGCTCCGGATCGGCAACGGTCTGGATCGTCGGCACCTCACCGAATTTTTCGAAGACAACGGCTTTCATCGGCAATTCCTCATGTTTTTGTCCAACTTGCCCTACTCGGCATCGATCTGGTTCTCCGGTGCGGCCCTTTGGAAGGCCGGCAACGCCATGCAGGCGGCGCGGATGCGTGCGATCGTCGGGTAGGGCGTCAGGTCGACGCCGAAGCGGGCATTGCTGGTGACCTGTGCGGCCAGGCAGATGTCGGCCAGCCCCGGCGTGTCGCCATGGCAGAATGTCCCGGTTTCGGCTGAGGAAGCCAGAATCTTTTCAAGCGGCTGGAAACCTTCGTTCACCCAGTGCCGGAACCAGTTGGCGACGTCTTCGTCGCCGGCCCCGAACAGCGTGCGCAGCGAGGTCAGCACGCGCAGATTGTTCACCGGATGGATGTCGCAGGCGATCATCTGCGCCAGCATCCTGACGCGGGCCCGGCCAGCCGCGTCCTGCGGCAAAAGCGGCGGTTCGGGCCTGGTCTCGTCGAGAAATTCGATGATCGCCAGCGATTGGGTCAGCAACGTGCCGTCGCCGAGGATCAGTGCCGGCACCAGTCCTTGCGGATTGACCGAGAGATAGGCGGGCTCGAGATGCTCGCCGTGGCGCAGATGATGCGGCACATATTGGTAGGTCAGGCCCTTCATCTCCAGCGCGATCCGCACCCGGTAGGAGGTGGAGGAGCGGTAGTAGTTATGCAGGACGAGGTCGCTCATTCCTGCACATTCGGCCGATTTGGACGGCCGGGCAAGGGCATGATGGTCCGGAAATTGCCATCTCAGAGACCGTTTGGAAATTCTACTCTGGCGGTCATCTGATGGCGTTTTCTGCGCTTCCGGTGCTCACGGACCAGATGTCCGCTGCGCTCCGGTTCTCGAAACCATCATCATACGACTCGCCAGAGCGAATTTCGAAACAGTCTCTACGCCCTTCGGCCCGGGATGGCGATGTACTATTTGCCAATAATCTGGCCATGGTCGCTGGGCTATTCTATCCTGCCCTGAACTGAAACGAACGCCATGACCGCAGTCAACGATCGCGCCCGGTTTCTGATCATCGACGACCACCCGCTGTTTCGCGAGGCGCTGCACAGCGCCGTGCAGATGGCCTATCCGGACGTCGACACTGTCGAGGCGCGCTCGATTACCGAGGCGTTCGAGCTCCTGGCGGACGCCAAGCCATTCGATCTGGCGCTGCTCGACCTCAGCATGCCAGACGTGCATGGCTTCGACGGACTGCTGCAGCTTCGAACCCGCTATCCGCGCCTGCCGGTGGTCATCGTTTCGGGGCATGAGGAGCCCAAGATAATTTCCGAGGCGCTGTCCTACGGTGCTGCCGGTTTCATCCCGAAATCGGCGCGCAAGAGCGACCTGGCCGCCGCCATCCGCTCGGTGATGGAAGGTGCGATCTACGTGCCCGAAACCTATGAAGGCCAGCCGCCGGACGCCGACAGCACCGACCGCGCCGAGATGGTGCAGCGGCTTGCCAAACTGACGCCGCAGCAATTGCGGGTGCTGCAGATGCTGCGCCAGGGCTTGCTCAACAAGCAGATCGCCTACGAACTGCAGGTCGGCGAAACCACTGTCAAGGCGCATGTCTCCGAGATCCTGCGCAAGCTCAACGTCTACAGCCGGACGCAAGCCGTCATCGAGGTTTCGAAGCTCGACAGCGCCGAGCTGTTTCGCGGCCAGGCGGGGTTTTAGGCGCACCCGTTAGGGCGAGTAAACTTTCACTGAGAACTCACCTTTTTCCGTCCAGAGCCGCAAAGGGCCTGATAGATCGCGCATCTCCGGAGAAGATAGAGTAAACAAAATATGGATTCGAATATATTCTTTTGATCTAGATGAAATTGTACAATCGCAACTAAAACTGTCTGCGGTTTCCAAATTTGTCAGAATACCAGGAAAACTGTTTGCGCTTTCCGGAGTGGCATTTATTTGAACGTCTATTGTTTTCATTAGAAAGTGTCCTGAATTTCGACGAAGTTGGTCATAGGGACAGGATCGCGCCGAATACGCTGACAGTGATTTACGGTGACAGTGCACCATTTTTCTTTCGTCGCCTGCCTCGTTTTCCTGGTTTCACGGCCTTGCCGATTTGCTCGGCAATCCGGTCCAGAAACGCGTCATTGCCCACCGGCCGACCGATGCTCTCGGCCTTACGCAGCGCGTCGAAAGCAGCAACATCCGTGTCGAGTAAATCGAACAGCCCTGTCGACGATGGCAGCCGGTCCTTCATCGGCCTCAGATCGGTAACACCGTCGGGTTCATTCGTCTGATGCGCCCGAGCGCTTGACCAGGGCCAATCCGCCGCCTGCTTCACCAGTCCTGCGCGCACAGGGTTCAGTCCGACATAGCGCACTGCCGACAGCAGGTGATCCTCGTCCATGGCAACGGCACCGAAGCGGCCTTGCCAGAAATGCCCGGTTCTCTTTTGCCGCGCGTGGATGATCCCTGCATAGGAGCGGTGCACCTTGGCGAGCGCGCGCCGCAGGCCATCCGCATCGGCCGGCGTCAGGATCAGGTGCACATGGTTCGGCATCAGGCACCACGCCCAGATGCCAACATCGGCGAGCCGGCAATGCTCGACCAGCAGTCGCTTGTAAAGCGCATAGTCTTCGGGTGTGAAAAACACTTTGGCGCGGCCGTTGCCCCGTTGCGTCACGTGGTGCGGCATACCGGGAACGATAATGCGAGCAAGGCGAGCCATGCGGTCAATCTACACACAATGACGGTTGTGCAAACATAATAAAGTGCACTGTCACCGCAATCCCACCGCAATCCGGGAGAGCCGTTGAGGGTATTGAGAGAACCGGACGCTTACTCAAGGACCGCCTCGATCGCCAGGATGATCTTCTCGGCTTTCAGCGTCGAGAAGCTGATGCCCTTTTCAGCAAAATAGGCGGCAGCAAGCCGCACAGCTTCGCGCAACGACATGCCCACAAAGTCAGCTATATCCTCACCATCGGCGACGGGCTGCGGAACGGCGATCATCACCACCAACCCTTTCTGCTTTCGAGAGAAGTGGCCAAGCTTGTAGCCCTCAAACTCAGGCTTACTGACCGAGCCAGGCAGAATGAAAATCGGATTTATCCATGCCTTTGTACCATCGTTAGAACTCGCATCACGGACATCGGCGGCGACGTTCATTGCCTTGTTGAGCATTGAGTGGACGAGGCTGCCGCGCTGTTCTGGGCCGCCAAATTGATTTCCTATCGCTATCATTGCCCTTACATTTTCAACGCCTCGGCCTGCGCCTTCATGGCCCACAGCTCAAGGTTGAGCGGTCCCGGATTGGGAATACGGTGACAGTGCACCATTTTTTGCGCGGCCTTTCCCTCGCTGGGTCACGTGGTGCGGCATATCGGGAACGACAATGCGGGCAAGGCGAGCCATTACGGTCAATCTCTACACAATGACGGCTGTGCAAATATGATAAAGTGCACTGTCACCGTAATTTTCGAATATATCTTTTTGATCTAGTTGAAATTGTACAATCGCAACTAAAACTGTCTGCGGTCTCCAAATTTGTCAGAATACCAGGAAAACTGTTTGCGCTTTCCATAACGTTTACGGAGTGGTCATTTATTTGAACGTCTATTGTTCTCATTAGAAAGCGTCCCGAATTTCGACGAAGTTGGTCATAGGGACAGGATCGCGCCGAATGCGCTGACAGTGCACGATTTCTTGTCGCTCGGGGTCGGGAGAGCGATCAAGCCAGCAAATGCGCCAGCAGCGCGCGTAGCTGCGCTGGTTTCAGCGGCTTGCGCATCAGCTCGATGCCGGCGGCGCGGGCTGCCTTGGCGACGGTCTCCGAACCGTCGGCGGTGACGATCAGCGCCGGCACGGCGCGGCTGAGATAATCGCGGACCTCGGCGATGGTGGTGGTGCCGAGGTCGCCGCCGTCGAGATGCTGGTCGGCGATGACGATGTCCGGCACCCAGTCCGTATCGCCGAGCATCTCGAGCGCAGCATCGGTCGAGGTCGCTGGGCGCACCAGGCATTGCCAGCGCTCGAGCAGGGATGTCATCGCCTGCAGCACCTCGACATCGTTCTCGACCAGCAGCACCTTTGTGCCGAACAGACCGTAGCCGCGCGGTCGCTCCATGTCGGCGCTGCTGGCAATGGCGTCGACGCTGGCGCCGATCCCGACCGGAACGTCGATGTGGAAAATCGTGCCGTGTCCGACTTTCGACGAAAACGTCACGGGATGGCCGAGTGCGGCGGCGATGCGGCGCACGATGGCCAGGCCCAGTCCCAGCCCGGCGCCGGCAAGCCCGGCATCGGTCGGGATCGTGCCGCGGTGGAATTCCTCGAAGACCGCCTCGCGCTGGTCGTCGGGGATGCCGCAGCCGGTATCGGCGACGTCGATGCGGATTGTGTCGTCGCGATGCCTGGTGCCGACCAGCACACCGCCGGAGCGGGTGTAGCGCAGCGCGTTGGAAAGGATGTTCTGCAGGATGCGGCGCAGCAAGGTGCGGTCCGACCGCACGACGGCGTTGACCGGCCGGAATTTTAGCGTCAGGCCCTTCATTTCGGCGACCGGCAGGAAATCCGAGCGCAGCGACGAAAACAGCATCTCCAGGCTGACGTCGCCGATATCGGGCTGCACGACGCCGGCGTCGAGCTTGGAGATGTCGAGCAGGGTGCGGAGCAGATCCTCCATCGTCTCCAGCGACCGCTCGACCTGCCGGACCAGTTTCTTGCCTTCGTCGCTGGTCTGCACTTCGGCCAGCGCCGAGACGGAGAGATGCGCGGCATTCAGCGGTTGCAACACGTCGTGGCTGGCGGCGGCCAGGAACCTGGTCTTGGACAGGTTCGCCAGTTCAGCGTTTTCCTTGGCCGCGCTCAAATCGATGTTGGATTGTTCCAATCTACGCAGTGTCGAGTGCAGTTCCTCGGTGCGCGTACGCACTCGATTCTCGAGCGAAATCGCGGTCTGGAACAGCGAGAATGCGTTGCCTTGCTGATCCATCGAGCGCTCGACGCGGCTGACCAGGGCGGCGTTGATCTTCTTCAGCTTCTCCAGGTCGTTGATGTTCCTGAGCGGCATGAAACCTCCTACTCCGCCGCCTGCCGCTCTCCGAAGGCGATGCCGGTGAACGTCTGGTTCAGATGCATCGACCGGTACTGCTCGCCATAGGTGCCGAAGCCGATGACGTTGTTGACCCTGTAGAGTTCCGAAATCTCCCGGAAGACCTGGCGGTTGCGCGCATCGAGCCTGCGCAGCACGCAGTCAAAGGCGAGGATCATGTCGATGCCGCCAAGCCTTTCCTCGACGTCCCTGAAGGCGGCACGCGTCGATTCAACCATGTTCTTGGGTCGGGCGATGGACAGGACGACGCCATCGTCGATGGCGCAGAAGAACGACAGCGAGCCGTCTGCATGCATCTTCTGGATCGAGCGGCAGTAAAATTCGCCGCCGACTTTCACCACCACCGGGTGCGAAGCGAAACTCAGCGGCGTCAGCATCTGCGGGATGACGCCGACCGAGGCGGCATATTCCTCGGCGGCATTGGTGGCGTTGAATTCGCGCACGGTGCGGTGGTCGGGATCGGACGCGGTCACCACCAGCTTCTCGTCGGTGGGAACGAAATTGTCGGTCTTGAACACGTGGAAAGGAATTTCCGTGGTGATCAGCACGATGATGGCGCAGTCGCAGGCGACCTTGCCGTTCGAGATCAGCCGCGTCGTCTTGAACTTCAAATCATCGCCGGCCGACCCGCCGATCAGTGGAATATCGTCGAGCCCCCAATGGATGGCGGAGGTGACCGCTTCTTCGGCATAGGACAGCCCGTCGATGAGGCAGAGCGCGAAAGTGGTGTCGGCTCGCTCGTGCCCGACGCGGCTGCGCAACGAACGCCTCAGCGCCTCGACTTCGCCGGTGATTTCGTCCATGCTCGATGAGGACAGATTTTCGACCATGGTGCTGGCTGCCGAAAAAGCTGCGGAGGGAAGCAGCATGGCCATGACCTGGCCGTCCTCCAGGCCTTTGGGCGTAATCTCGCCGGCCGTCGAGCAGCCGGCATAGCGGAGCGCCGGCGCGTGGTTGTTCAGCGCTTCCGAAAGGGCGACTGCCTCAAGCAGGCTCTGCGAGAAAAACAGCAGGGCAAACCCAGCGTCGATGGCCGCCGCTTCCACTGCCACCGCCCGGGCGAATGCATCCGCGTCGGGTTCGTCGGTGGTGAGAACCGATAGGCCGCATGCATAGCGCGTCCGTGAACTGGCCAGCGGCTTCCTCCTCTATTTCCTCCGACGCTCTTTTTGTGCGCGGCTCTTTTTTTGTGCTCCTGGCCGCGCCGGCGTCGACGTCATTGTTGTCTTCAAGTGCTACTTTGGCAATGAGCCAACATGACGGAATTGAATTTTCTGCTGTTTTTGACGGCATCGGCGCTCAGAAACTTCAGATCCAAACCACAGCGGAAGGGAGTGATCCATGGACGCCCAGGTCAGGAAGCTATTCGAGCGATACGAGCAGCTTTCCCGGAAATCCCTCGCCGGTGATGCTGACATGGACGAAGTGACATCGGTCTATGCTTCCGCCTTCATTGCGGCGTCGCCTGCCGGCATCATGGTCGGGAAGAACGACGACCAGCTCAAGCAGGCTATGGAACAAGGCTATGCGCGCTATCGAGCGATCGGCACCAAGGAGATGCGAATACGCGATGTTCGCATTTCGCCGATTGACCGGTATCATTGCGTTGCCCACGTCGCCTGGACGTCGATCTTTGCGCGCAAAGGCCAAACTGACGTCACGATCGATTTCGACGTCCACTATCTCGTGCAGAAACTGGCCGGAGAGCCTAAAATATTTGGCTGGGTGTCAGGCGACGAGCAGGAGGTTCTCAGAAAGCACGGCATAGGCTGAAATCGGCGTGGCCAGCCTCGGCCGCTGATGGCCGCAAGGCGGCATCGCCAGGCGACCATGGTTTCGCTTCGCTCCGCCGTTTGCCTGTCTTTGCGTGACCGAAAGTACAATAGGCGGATTTTCGGCCGAACTGCATTCTCGCAATCTCGGCATCCCGCGGCACTATTTCCCGTGCGCTATGCGGTATAAGAATAGCGGACAGATGGAGGGCTCGGGCACCACCGACGCCAAAAAACGACCAAGGTAGCACCCAGGGAGGTTTCATGTCGGAGATATCGTTGACGGTGAACGGAAAGCGGGTCAGCGGCACTGCCGAAGACCGTACGCTTCTGGTTCATTTCTTGAGGGAGAATCTCGGCCTGACCGGGACGCATGTCGGCTGCGACACTTCGCAATGCGGCGCCTGTGTGATCCATGTCGACGGCAAGGCGGTAAAATCCTGCACGATGCTTGCGGTGCAAGCCTCCGGGTCGAACGTCGTGACCATCGAAGGCCTGGCGGACGGTGCCGACCTGCATCCGATGCAGGCGGCGTTCAAGGAGCACCACGGGCTGCAATGCGGTTTCTGCACGCCGGGCATGATCATGGCGGCGACCGACATGGTCAATCGCCATCCCGAAGGCCTCGACGAGGCCACGGTGCGGGCCGAGCTCGAAGGCAATATCTGCCGCTGCACCGGCTACCACAACATCGTGAAGGCGATCCTCGCCGCATCGGAGACGATGTCTTCGAAGGGCAAGGCCAGGCAAGCTGCATGAGGGCAGTAAGGGAGTAGGGCAGTAAGGCAGTAGGGGAAGTCGGCTCAAATCCCTACTGCCCTACTGCCTTACTCCCCTATTCCCCTACTTTTTCGGGAGGAATTTCTGCGATGGGCATTGAAGGTGTTGGCGCTCGTGTAGCGCGCAAGGAAGACAAGCGGTTCATTACCGGCGCCGGGCGCTATGTCGACGACATGGTGG is part of the Mesorhizobium sp. L-2-11 genome and harbors:
- the maiA gene encoding maleylacetoacetate isomerase, whose product is MSDLVLHNYYRSSTSYRVRIALEMKGLTYQYVPHHLRHGEHLEPAYLSVNPQGLVPALILGDGTLLTQSLAIIEFLDETRPEPPLLPQDAAGRARVRMLAQMIACDIHPVNNLRVLTSLRTLFGAGDEDVANWFRHWVNEGFQPLEKILASSAETGTFCHGDTPGLADICLAAQVTSNARFGVDLTPYPTIARIRAACMALPAFQRAAPENQIDAE
- a CDS encoding zinc-dependent alcohol dehydrogenase family protein translates to MKAVVFEKFGEVPTIQTVADPEPAPGGVVIKVEATGLCRSDWHGWMGHDDGIRLPHVPGHELAGVVVAAGNQVTRWKTGERVTVPFAVGCGRCFECNSGNHQVCEHQTQPGFTGWGSFAEYVAIDHADTNLVRLPDEMEFATAASLGCRFVTSFRAIVDQGRVTPGEWVAVHGCGGVGLSAIMIASAMGATVIAIDLTDEKLDFAKKIGAVATINAAKTPNVVKAVKQITNGGAHMSMDALGHPTTSFNSIANLRRRGRHVQVGLMLGDHARPQVPMDKVIAFELEILGSHGMQAYRYQAMMEMIRTGKLKPELLVGKKISLEEAPAALMAMGGFEGIGIGVVTKF
- a CDS encoding transposase, yielding MARLARIIVPGMPHHVTQRGNGRAKVFFTPEDYALYKRLLVEHCRLADVGIWAWCLMPNHVHLILTPADADGLRRALAKVHRSYAGIIHARQKRTGHFWQGRFGAVAMDEDHLLSAVRYVGLNPVRAGLVKQAADWPWSSARAHQTNEPDGVTDLRPMKDRLPSSTGLFDLLDTDVAAFDALRKAESIGRPVGNDAFLDRIAEQIGKAVKPGKRGRRRKKNGALSP
- a CDS encoding nuclear transport factor 2 family protein, with amino-acid sequence MDAQVRKLFERYEQLSRKSLAGDADMDEVTSVYASAFIAASPAGIMVGKNDDQLKQAMEQGYARYRAIGTKEMRIRDVRISPIDRYHCVAHVAWTSIFARKGQTDVTIDFDVHYLVQKLAGEPKIFGWVSGDEQEVLRKHGIG
- a CDS encoding FIST N-terminal domain-containing protein yields the protein MEAAAIDAGFALLFFSQSLLEAVALSEALNNHAPALRYAGCSTAGEITPKGLEDGQVMAMLLPSAAFSAASTMVENLSSSSMDEITGEVEALRRSLRSRVGHERADTTFALCLIDGLSYAEEAVTSAIHWGLDDIPLIGGSAGDDLKFKTTRLISNGKVACDCAIIVLITTEIPFHVFKTDNFVPTDEKLVVTASDPDHRTVREFNATNAAEEYAASVGVIPQMLTPLSFASHPVVVKVGGEFYCRSIQKMHADGSLSFFCAIDDGVVLSIARPKNMVESTRAAFRDVEERLGGIDMILAFDCVLRRLDARNRQVFREISELYRVNNVIGFGTYGEQYRSMHLNQTFTGIAFGERQAAE
- a CDS encoding (2Fe-2S)-binding protein; translation: MSEISLTVNGKRVSGTAEDRTLLVHFLRENLGLTGTHVGCDTSQCGACVIHVDGKAVKSCTMLAVQASGSNVVTIEGLADGADLHPMQAAFKEHHGLQCGFCTPGMIMAATDMVNRHPEGLDEATVRAELEGNICRCTGYHNIVKAILAASETMSSKGKARQAA
- a CDS encoding ATP-binding response regulator, with translation MPLRNINDLEKLKKINAALVSRVERSMDQQGNAFSLFQTAISLENRVRTRTEELHSTLRRLEQSNIDLSAAKENAELANLSKTRFLAAASHDVLQPLNAAHLSVSALAEVQTSDEGKKLVRQVERSLETMEDLLRTLLDISKLDAGVVQPDIGDVSLEMLFSSLRSDFLPVAEMKGLTLKFRPVNAVVRSDRTLLRRILQNILSNALRYTRSGGVLVGTRHRDDTIRIDVADTGCGIPDDQREAVFEEFHRGTIPTDAGLAGAGLGLGLAIVRRIAAALGHPVTFSSKVGHGTIFHIDVPVGIGASVDAIASSADMERPRGYGLFGTKVLLVENDVEVLQAMTSLLERWQCLVRPATSTDAALEMLGDTDWVPDIVIADQHLDGGDLGTTTIAEVRDYLSRAVPALIVTADGSETVAKAARAAGIELMRKPLKPAQLRALLAHLLA
- a CDS encoding response regulator, coding for MTAVNDRARFLIIDDHPLFREALHSAVQMAYPDVDTVEARSITEAFELLADAKPFDLALLDLSMPDVHGFDGLLQLRTRYPRLPVVIVSGHEEPKIISEALSYGAAGFIPKSARKSDLAAAIRSVMEGAIYVPETYEGQPPDADSTDRAEMVQRLAKLTPQQLRVLQMLRQGLLNKQIAYELQVGETTVKAHVSEILRKLNVYSRTQAVIEVSKLDSAELFRGQAGF